Genomic DNA from Cheilinus undulatus linkage group 10, ASM1832078v1, whole genome shotgun sequence:
aATTTCtctgagaattaaaaaaagtatCCCATAAGTACCCTTAAATTTTTTTGTCCTCAAATCATTCAGAAAAAACTATATTAAAAAGCCTGAACTCTTCAATAACATTTTCCCAAAAATCCATTTATTTTCCTggaaaaatttcaagcaaattccccctaaaataggtaaataacaaaatgaaaaatactttccccaaaattcatgaaaatgatggcattatccaaacattcaaacaaatttcctgaaatgtccatgaaaatttccaagGACAAGCCTTACCCAAAAATTCCCAATCAATTCCAAAATTTAGAATAAACTTCCTAAATTCACATGAAAATGACCccaaaaaattaaagcaaacaaatttccccaactcttccaatgaaactctccaaaacgTATCAACATATcccatttccatgaaaatacgtGATAAATTCCCAGCAAATTGCCGCAACATTTCAGGTAAATAACTTAAACTTTAATGGACAGTCTGGACAATTAGCGAAAAATTCTAATAGAAGAAATTATAAGTATGTTATAGGAGTGCTAAAATgttatgtccacatttgtgCATGAAGGATCTTGGGAATTAAAGACAAGACTAAGACAAGGTGCAAGAAGTCTTTTTGGCTGCAAACCTATTTACTGTGCTGCAGCACCTCCTATGACCACAAGGGGGCACCCCAGCACCATTTCTGAAACCAAGTGATGACTCTTCACTCACACTGCTAGAATAAATCTCTGTTtattaaaatatacatatatcaAGCATTTGtccaaacaataaaaataacaccCTGTGTCTTCAGTCCACACTGAGAAGACCGAACTACCAATGGACATGTTAGAAATCTGAATAAACTCAACAATCCTTGAAgagcttcaaaaataccaaagcATTTCCCTGAAAGTCAGAAAAAGAGAGCAGGACAGAGGCAAAGACAAAATATCAGTCCACAGCTGGAAAATAATCTGGTGTTACTCACACAAGAGGAAAAATATTTCCCCCCTCTTGTAAAAGTAACTTTTGTTATTAATACTGTGGAAACAGTGACTGTTATTAATCTGACTGCAGGCTGAAGTGCTTTAAAAGACGGTGAAGTGATGATCtcacaggcagagagagaaaatgacatACTGGAGAGAAATGATGGCAGCTAAGTCTGAGAGGAGATCTGGTGGATCAGTGGCAGGTGTTTGCATGGATGTATGTTTCAGTCATTTGTGCTTTTCTGTCCTCCGTGTTTTCCACTCCTCAGTCGTGGATGCAGTCTAGTCGGTTTCCGTGCACCCAGTAACAGATCTGAGCAAACTTGAGAGGAGTGATCCGCACGGCCACGTTGTAATCCCTGTTCTCCCCGTCTATCTCTAACCACTGATGTCCAGAGAAAATACCAATCACCTTCCTCTCCCAGCGCTCTAAGCTGTTGTCCCACACTCTGCCGTACACCCCTGACCCGCTGGCTCCAGGTCGGGCGTCGCAGTGCTGATAAATCAGATCGCTCGACTCTTCCTCTACAGGACAGAATCTGTACACCAGCTCCCCAGATCTGTCGCTGTCAAATCCAGAGAAGTGGATTCTCTTCCCTGCCAGGTCATCAGAGGAAGGGGCTACAGAAAGGCGCATGAAGGGCCGTCGGTGAGGCCACCGCAGCTCCAGAAGGGCATAATCAAAGTCCATGCTGACCTCCTGAGGGCCCTGGATCCAGCCCTTTGGCACTCGCGTACGTCTCACCCTCACCCAGCGGATCAGAGGCTTCTTGGAGGAAGTGAGGCCGTCTTCTGTGCCATTCATGGATGGCGGGATCAAAAAGCCAACCCTGAGCTTCCGTGCCCCATTCACGTaatctttcccatcatgcacgCAGTGTGCGGCAGTAAGGACGTGCTGCTGGGACACAAGAACGCCAGTGCAACCGGTGGAGATCCGCACCGCTGTGGAGAACGGGTAATCCAACAAGAAGTTGTCCCCTTGGATGTTAAAGCGCCCGTCTGCTCCGTAGATCTGCCTCCGCACACGCCTGTGTCTGGACTTCAACCTCCTTGGTGAAGGATGAACAGGGTAGCCATCAAACTCCTCTTCTCCTTCCACGTCCACGGTGGTGAGAGTGCGAGATCCGTCGGCGTACAGCGTCTCAAAGGCCAGCTTGTCTTCCAGCTGCTCCCTCTGTGCggcctcctctcctctgtggaAGCAGCTGGAGTTGCAGTGGGTGCTGAAGTCCAGCTGAGTCTGAGAGCTGAAGTGGGAGCGAAGGAGAGGCGTTGGGGGGTGAGGGACCAGCGTGGGAAGGTGGACTGGAGAGGGGTGATGGGGGTGCAGGGAGGACAGGGTGAAagggaggaggagctggaggagcagGAGCAGGTGAGTGAGGAGGGAGCTCTCCTGTGGTGTCATCATGATGACGGCAATCACTGCAAcaagacaggaaaaaaatcacataagcagaggaggaggagtacaCGGCTATCACAATCAAGTtcaagtacagttactttggttaaaatttacttaagcaTTAGTGAAATTAAAGGTCTATAAGTCTAAGGGTTCCTACACCCTGTTAagatcaaatttaagactttttaagacctgaactgagacaaattaataccattctgaccagtaaacagtcaaaaatgaaaggcatatGAGATTTCTCAGGACACCGGACCAGGGCTGAATTTTATAATTGAATGAACAATCAATATACCATGTACTGATATCTATCAGTATCAGGAGCATACATTTAGCAGGTTTGCTTCCAAACAATTTTACTATTTAAATGCAGAATAACCCTTTTTGTAGGGAAACCTGTTGAAATAAGAGTGGCCGGCATGGATTTGTAAGTGGGCAACCTGGTAGCCCAGATTTTAGAGAACTGGACAAGTGTTTTACACTGGCACAGAGAAAATCTGATCACAGTGATCCAGGTTTAATAAAAGGTGGGTCTGGGGTCCTCCCCGGGAAAATTAGATCTTCCATCACTGAAGTCCCTGAATTCTGGAGAACaattttgcatcagtttgtGGAGGAAAATGTTATGAATCATAAAAGGttggctagaaaacaaagataGGATGAAGACatgttttagtcaaaaaaacattctaaaaAAAGACCTCTCAGTGgtaaaattcagactttttaaggccttaaattcaaatgtgcaatttaaaaatttttaagacttttcaaggatctatAGGAATTCTGAAATCtacccaagtaaaagtaaaaagtaagtaatTCAAAGTTTAggttactcaaagtactgagcaGCTTCTTTAGATACCCTAGGGCAGGGGTCATCGGCTGTCTTTGTAAAAGGACCAACATTTTTCCTTGACAGGCACTTTAAGCTACAAtaaaaaaattggggaaaagaTCTGGTCTAATTAACTTATTCTTGTTTAAacatttcctcatttttcacctctaacagtgagatcagttcCTAAACTGCagtcagccacaagggggtgaatgaaatatttaagctgaatatttctgtggctgcCAAGTTAATAAACACCAGGGTTGAATTGCACTTCCAAATCACCTGAAGCCAAAAGTCAACAGCTAAAACAGCAGCATTAATCAAGAATAGGCTGAAAAATATGTGCTAAACATGCATTATATTTGCTAGTCATGGCTGACAGGTGAATTTcagaaaaaagatgaaacatAAAGTAATTCCTGATGAAACTGTTTCAATCTCTAATGTTTGTGGAGTTGCTTGAATTGCTCTACACTGGATATTTTGCTGATATGCCGATAGATCCCTAGTTAAAATAGCTatagggcaggggtgtccactgagggccacatattgaaatatataagaagggtggggccactttcatattctgCACCTTGAAGATATTAAAGTTATAAACCAGTCAAATGTAGATTAAGACATTCTTAGTGATTTAGTGTGCTCAGATGGCTAGTTAGTAGTTCACAAGGCAGAGAGACAATtaatttaaggattttggggaggccagcCAGATCCCAGGAGGATCTGGTTGACCCCA
This window encodes:
- the LOC121516054 gene encoding serine protease 23, with protein sequence MMTPQESSLLTHLLLLLQLLLPFTLSSLHPHHPSPVHLPTLVPHPPTPLLRSHFSSQTQLDFSTHCNSSCFHRGEEAAQREQLEDKLAFETLYADGSRTLTTVDVEGEEEFDGYPVHPSPRRLKSRHRRVRRQIYGADGRFNIQGDNFLLDYPFSTAVRISTGCTGVLVSQQHVLTAAHCVHDGKDYVNGARKLRVGFLIPPSMNGTEDGLTSSKKPLIRWVRVRRTRVPKGWIQGPQEVSMDFDYALLELRWPHRRPFMRLSVAPSSDDLAGKRIHFSGFDSDRSGELVYRFCPVEEESSDLIYQHCDARPGASGSGVYGRVWDNSLERWERKVIGIFSGHQWLEIDGENRDYNVAVRITPLKFAQICYWVHGNRLDCIHD